From the Deltaproteobacteria bacterium genome, the window GCGGAGAGGTACCGAAGTGGTCGTAACGGGGTCGACTCGAAATCGACTTGAGGGTCAAAAGCTCTCACGTGGGTTCGAATCCCACCCTCTCCGCCAGTTTTTTTATCATGCACCATGGAGCGTTCAGTCCGCGGGGGGAACGGGAATATCCGGGACCGGACGCTTTTTATACGACACCCGGTGCTTACGGAGAGATGCCCGAGCTGGCCGAAGGGGCACGACTGGAAATCGTGTGTACTCCCAAAAGGTGTACCAGGGGTTCGAATCCCCTTCTCTCCGCCATATATTCATTGATATGATAGCCGGGCCCTGTAGAACGGAGAATTGTGAACCCCGTCAGGTCCGGAAGGAAGCAGCGGTAACGATTTCGACGTTTGCTGCGGGACTACCCGGCTATCACCCGGCAAGAGCGATAGAGCAGAGGGAGCCCCTATGGAATACCTTGTTCTGGCCCGTAAATGGAGACCGCAGATCTTTGATGACGTTGTGGGTCAGGACCATGTCGTGCGAACCCTGAAAAATGCCATCCGACTCGGGCGTACCGCCCACGCTTACCTCTTCAGCGGTCCCAGGGGGACCGGAAAGACCTCGGTCGCGCGTATCCTGGCGAAGGCCCTGAACTGTGAGACGGGTCCCGTCGAGGTGCCCTGCAACCAGTGCGTCAACTGCCGGGAAATAACCGACGGCTCGTCCCTCGATGTGCACGAGATAGACGGCGCTTCCAACCGGGGGATCGACGAGATCCGTGAGCTCAGGGAGAACATCAAGTTTGCCCCCGCGTCGTCACGCTACAAGATATATATCATTGACGAGGTTCACATGCTGACCAAGGAGGCCTTCAACGCGCTGCTCAAGACGCTTGAAGAGCCGCCGCCTCATGTCATATTCATGTTCGCCACGACCGAGATATACCGTGTGCCAGCCACGATCCTGTCCCGGTGCCAGCACTTCGATTTCAAGCGCATCCCGCTGAAGAAGATCGTGGACAATCTCCGGTATATCGCCGATGCGGAAAAGATCACCGTCAGTGACAAGGTGCTGGCCTGGATCGCCCGGGAGGGTGAAGGGAGCATACGGGATTCCCAGAGCATCTTCGATCAGGTCATTTCCTACGCCGGGTCGGAGATCACCGACGATAGCGTGGAAGAACTGCTCAGTCTGACGGAGCGGCGCTTTCTCTTCGACCTTTCAAAGGCCGTTCTTGCCAGGAACGCCGGTGCGTGCCTGAAGATCATCGATGATGTCTACTACACCGGCGTGGATATGAAATATTTCTATCAGTTGATCCTCAATCATTTCATGAATCTTGTCATGGTGAAGATAGCGGCGGAGGGTGAACTGCTCAGGAACCTTCCGGACCATGAGGTGGAGGCCCTGGGATCACAGGCCGGGGAAGCCTCCCGCGAAACGCTCCAGCGTCTTCTCGATATCCTGATGGCGGAGGAAGAGGATGTCAGAAGAAGCATGGATCCCCGGGTGAACCTGGAATATGCACTGGTTAAAATGGCCTACCTGGAGCCGGTGATCCCCGTGGGTGAGATCCTCGGCCGCATGGAGAGCCTGGAGCGACGGCTGTCATCGGGTTCCGTCGCCGCACCGCCGGTGACTGATGACAGGCGGGTACCGGCACCGCCGGATGGACCCGATGAGGTCCCCGTACCCGCTGCGCCTCGGGAGACACCGAAGAACGGGGCCGATTCCATTCGGCTCTGGGTGGATTTCAAGGAGCACCTGAGGAAAAAGAACAAACCCCTCTGGTCGAAGATCGAGCCGGGATGCCTGGCGGGATATGACGGCGAGACCTTCCGGATCGGCTTTCCCCAGGGGTACATCTTTTATGATACGATCTGCGAAAAACCCCAGCTCGACCGGTTGAGCCGCCTGGCGGCGGAATTCTTCGGCCGTCCCGTGAAGATCGACATGACACTCATGACACAGGAGGAAGTGCTGAAAAACAATGGGCAAAGCGTGCCGCCCCCGGAAAAGGGGAAATCGGTCATGGAAATGAAAAGCGAGGCACTGCGGCAGCCCCTGTTGCAGGATGTTCTTGATACCTTCACGGGGGCGGAAGTGAAGGATGTTATCGTGAAAAACGGCAAGTAACGGCAGGAGGTAGGACCATTGACGAATATCAATAAAATTATGAAGCAGGCCCAGAAGATGCAGGAGAAGATGATGCAGATGCAGGAAGAGCTTGCATCAAAGACCGTAGAGGCATCGTCGGGCGGCGGCATGGTAACGGCCGTGGTGAACGGCAAGAACGAACTGGTATCTCTGAAGATCGAACGTGCTGTGGTTGACCCGGAAGATATAGAAATGCTGCAGGACCTGATCGTGGCCGCCGTCAATGAGGGCGTGCGCAGGGCACAGGACATGGCCCAGGAAGAAATGTCGAAGATAACGGGCGGTCTCAATATCCCCGGGCTTACGCTGTAGCGAAACACCCTTGAATGTTCACGGATCGAGATGAAAGGTTGTGTTTTCCATGAAGGGTTACGCGGCGCCCATACGGCGTCTCATCCAGGAGTTGAGCAGATTTCCCGGAATCGGGGAAAAGACGGCGACACGGCTGGCGAATTATATCCTCCGGTCTTCAGAGGACGATGCGTCCCGACTTGCCGAGAGCATCCTTGAGGTGAAGCGTACAATACGTTTCTGCTCCCGTTGTTTCAATCTTTCCGAGAAAGAGATCTGTGAGATATGTTCCGATCCGGTCCGGGACCATGCCGTGATCTGCGTGGTTGAAGATCCCGACTCGCTCGTGGCCGTGGAGGAGAGCGGCTGTTTCAAAGGGACCTATCACGTCCTGCACGGTGTGCTTTCCCCGGTTGACGGGATCGGCCCCGATGACCTGAGATTGCAGGAACTGATCACCCGCATCGAAGAGAACGGTATTCGGGAAGTGATCATCGCGACAAATCCAAGCGTTCAGGGAGAATCGACGGCCCTGCTCATCTCCCGCCTCCTCAAGGACCGCGATGTGCAGGTCAGCCGTATCGCCCTGGGGATTCCCGTCGGCGGCGACCTGAAGTACATTGACAGGATGACCATGTCAAAGGCCATGGAATTTCGGCGCCGGGCGGGGTAGGGGACTGCATCCCGTGAGAGAAATAACCTCTGAAGCCATCACCGACAGGGTAAAGGCCCTTTTCATTGAAGCCAACACGGTCCTTGGCGAGGACGTCCTGTGGGCGGTGAGAGACGCCCTGCGGTCGGAAACGTCGGAGACGGGAAGATACGCCCTGGAGGCCATTCTCGAAAATGCCGATATCGCGGCGAAGGAAGGAATTCCTCTCTGCCAGGATACGGGCGTGGCCGTTGTTTTTGTCGAGCTCGGACAGGATGTCCACATAACGGGAGGAAGCCTGTACGAGGCGATCCAGCAGGGTGTCAGGGCCGCCTATCACGAAGGATATCTCAGGAAATCCCTCTGTGACCCCCTGACGAGAGAGAACACCGGGGATAACACTCCTGCCGTTATTCATACCGATATCGTCGAAGGAGACCGGCTGAGGATAGTGGCGATGCCGAAGGGTGGCGGAAGCGAGAACATGAGCCGGACCGCCATGTTGACGCCGTCGCAGGGTATCGAGGGGATCAGGGAATTCGTGCTCCGCAGCGTCGCCGAAGCGGGGCCCAATCCGTGCCCTCCGGTCATTGTCGGCGTCGGGATCGGCGGCTCGCTCGAAGAAGCGGCCCTCCTGGCGAAGAAGACACTCCTGCGGCCCGCGGGGAAACCGAACGGATCCGATGAACGGCTGGCCGAGCTTGAGAGAGAACTGCTCCGCGACATCAACGATCTGGGTATCGGCCCCCAGGGGTTCGGCGGCAGAACGACGGCCCTGGCGGTTCATGTCGACATGATTCCCTGCCACATCGCGAGCCTCCCCGTGGCGGTCAACATACAGTGCCACGTATCGCGGTACCGGGAGGCGGTTATATAAAGAGGATTAGCGGATTACGGATTACGGATTACGGATTACGGATTTGGTGGTTGGAACGCATTTCCGGGGATGCTTTCCCT encodes:
- the dnaX gene encoding DNA polymerase III subunit gamma/tau, which encodes MEYLVLARKWRPQIFDDVVGQDHVVRTLKNAIRLGRTAHAYLFSGPRGTGKTSVARILAKALNCETGPVEVPCNQCVNCREITDGSSLDVHEIDGASNRGIDEIRELRENIKFAPASSRYKIYIIDEVHMLTKEAFNALLKTLEEPPPHVIFMFATTEIYRVPATILSRCQHFDFKRIPLKKIVDNLRYIADAEKITVSDKVLAWIAREGEGSIRDSQSIFDQVISYAGSEITDDSVEELLSLTERRFLFDLSKAVLARNAGACLKIIDDVYYTGVDMKYFYQLILNHFMNLVMVKIAAEGELLRNLPDHEVEALGSQAGEASRETLQRLLDILMAEEEDVRRSMDPRVNLEYALVKMAYLEPVIPVGEILGRMESLERRLSSGSVAAPPVTDDRRVPAPPDGPDEVPVPAAPRETPKNGADSIRLWVDFKEHLRKKNKPLWSKIEPGCLAGYDGETFRIGFPQGYIFYDTICEKPQLDRLSRLAAEFFGRPVKIDMTLMTQEEVLKNNGQSVPPPEKGKSVMEMKSEALRQPLLQDVLDTFTGAEVKDVIVKNGK
- a CDS encoding YbaB/EbfC family nucleoid-associated protein, yielding MTNINKIMKQAQKMQEKMMQMQEELASKTVEASSGGGMVTAVVNGKNELVSLKIERAVVDPEDIEMLQDLIVAAVNEGVRRAQDMAQEEMSKITGGLNIPGLTL
- the recR gene encoding recombination protein RecR, yielding MKGYAAPIRRLIQELSRFPGIGEKTATRLANYILRSSEDDASRLAESILEVKRTIRFCSRCFNLSEKEICEICSDPVRDHAVICVVEDPDSLVAVEESGCFKGTYHVLHGVLSPVDGIGPDDLRLQELITRIEENGIREVIIATNPSVQGESTALLISRLLKDRDVQVSRIALGIPVGGDLKYIDRMTMSKAMEFRRRAG
- a CDS encoding fumarate hydratase → MREITSEAITDRVKALFIEANTVLGEDVLWAVRDALRSETSETGRYALEAILENADIAAKEGIPLCQDTGVAVVFVELGQDVHITGGSLYEAIQQGVRAAYHEGYLRKSLCDPLTRENTGDNTPAVIHTDIVEGDRLRIVAMPKGGGSENMSRTAMLTPSQGIEGIREFVLRSVAEAGPNPCPPVIVGVGIGGSLEEAALLAKKTLLRPAGKPNGSDERLAELERELLRDINDLGIGPQGFGGRTTALAVHVDMIPCHIASLPVAVNIQCHVSRYREAVI